A stretch of Rhodospirillales bacterium DNA encodes these proteins:
- a CDS encoding DMT family transporter: MPRGPGWPTWPDRLTDPAVQERTARHGLGIALMVLAMCLMASMDATAKWLVEDHSIAQILLIRFCFFLVVAIALAARKGFVATLKSDRPGLQVLRCLVMLAEIYVFIWAFSLLPLADVHGIAAVSPLIALTLAVPMLGERIGWHSWVAVGVGFVGVLIIVRPGSGVMESAALVAIAAAFLWALFQVLIRKVGLRDSVETTSLYTAFIAVAILACVAPFMWAPLDREGWLLMLAVGALGSAGHLVLFRALQLAPASLLQPFSYTMVLWATMMGYLLFDDFPDTWTITGIGIVVAGGLYAFSRERKIASQSD, encoded by the coding sequence ATGCCGAGGGGCCCCGGCTGGCCGACCTGGCCTGACCGCTTGACCGATCCAGCCGTTCAGGAGCGCACCGCACGCCACGGCCTCGGCATCGCACTCATGGTGCTCGCCATGTGCCTCATGGCCTCGATGGATGCGACGGCCAAATGGCTCGTCGAGGACCATTCCATCGCCCAGATCCTGCTGATCCGGTTCTGTTTCTTCCTCGTCGTCGCGATCGCGCTTGCCGCACGAAAGGGTTTCGTCGCCACACTGAAATCCGACAGGCCCGGCCTTCAGGTCCTGCGCTGCCTTGTCATGCTGGCCGAGATCTACGTCTTCATCTGGGCCTTCAGCCTGCTGCCACTCGCCGATGTGCATGGCATCGCGGCTGTCTCACCGCTGATCGCCTTAACGCTCGCCGTGCCGATGCTGGGTGAGAGGATCGGCTGGCACAGCTGGGTCGCGGTCGGCGTCGGCTTCGTCGGTGTACTTATCATCGTCAGGCCCGGCTCCGGCGTCATGGAGTCGGCCGCCCTGGTCGCGATCGCCGCGGCCTTCCTCTGGGCGCTCTTCCAGGTGCTGATCCGCAAGGTCGGTCTCCGGGACAGCGTCGAGACAACCTCGCTCTACACGGCCTTCATCGCCGTCGCCATCCTGGCCTGCGTGGCGCCCTTCATGTGGGCTCCGCTGGATCGCGAGGGATGGCTGCTGATGCTGGCGGTCGGTGCGCTGGGCAGCGCCGGCCATCTGGTGCTATTCCGGGCCCTCCAGTTGGCACCTGCATCCCTGCTGCAGCCGTTCAGCTACACCATGGTCCTGTGGGCCACGATGATGGGCTACCTGCTGTTCGACGACTTCCCGGATACCTGGACGATCACCGGCATCGGCATCGTGGTCGCCGGCGGCCTCTACGCCTTCAGCCGGGAGCGCAAGATCGCATCTCAATCCGACTGA
- a CDS encoding DUF962 domain-containing protein, with amino-acid sequence MARLQSYREFWPFYVREHLKNTTRWLHFIGTAGVIVIAILTIVKADPWLLPAIPVFGYGFAWLSHAFVERNKPATFTHPVWSLIGDFQMFGLMLTGRMNAEAARHAEGPRLADLA; translated from the coding sequence ATGGCTCGACTCCAATCCTACCGTGAATTCTGGCCCTTTTATGTGCGCGAGCACCTGAAGAACACGACCCGATGGCTCCACTTCATCGGGACCGCCGGCGTCATCGTGATCGCGATTCTGACGATCGTGAAGGCGGACCCTTGGCTGCTGCCGGCCATCCCGGTCTTCGGCTACGGCTTCGCATGGCTCAGCCACGCCTTCGTCGAGCGCAATAAACCGGCGACCTTCACCCATCCTGTCTGGAGCCTGATCGGCGATTTCCAGATGTTCGGCCTGATGCTGACGGGCCGGATGAACGCCGAGGCTGCGCGGCATGCCGAGGGGCCCCGGCTGGCCGACCTGGCCTGA
- a CDS encoding tetratricopeptide repeat protein produces MADTGDQLLREVKEDLQREQWLRLWKAYGRYVVGAITLVVLIVAGYTGYTNWRKGQLVENGHTFWLADRAATLGDNDEAQAYFNALLEDGNAGYPYLAGLRQAQILARDGDREAAVAIYDQLAGMNAVDERYRQLAALYAVILLVDDGDSTDVMARIEPLLAGDWRHSAMEMKGLLEIRDGETAAAAATFEAIIADPNTPITLRNRASELLAIAGGRA; encoded by the coding sequence ATGGCCGATACCGGCGATCAATTGTTACGCGAAGTCAAGGAAGATCTTCAGCGGGAGCAGTGGCTCCGGCTGTGGAAGGCCTATGGCCGCTACGTAGTGGGTGCCATCACGCTGGTGGTCCTGATCGTGGCTGGCTACACCGGCTATACGAACTGGCGCAAAGGCCAGCTTGTCGAGAACGGCCATACCTTCTGGTTGGCGGATCGCGCCGCCACGCTCGGCGACAACGACGAGGCGCAAGCCTATTTTAACGCATTGCTCGAGGATGGAAACGCCGGCTACCCCTATCTTGCTGGCCTTCGCCAGGCGCAGATTCTGGCTCGCGACGGCGATCGCGAGGCCGCTGTGGCGATCTACGATCAACTCGCGGGCATGAATGCGGTCGACGAACGCTATCGCCAGCTTGCCGCGCTCTATGCCGTCATCCTTCTTGTCGATGATGGCGACAGTACCGACGTCATGGCCAGGATAGAACCCCTGCTGGCCGGAGACTGGCGGCATTCAGCGATGGAAATGAAGGGGCTTCTGGAGATACGCGACGGCGAGACCGCCGCCGCAGCGGCGACCTTCGAAGCGATCATCGCGGACCCCAACACGCCGATCACACTCCGGAACCGGGCCTCCGAACTGCTGGCGATTGCAGGCGGCCGCGCATGA